One genomic region from Bacillus sp. SLBN-46 encodes:
- a CDS encoding flagellar motor protein MotB — MSKRRNRFEEEHEEHIDESWLIPYADILTLLLALFIVLFASSTVDKAKYESLMEAFKSELTGTKIESKDSGLSVKPSDKEINEQKEKEQPATAPEEAPDQSQEEIELNQLKEQLTKYINDNHLEAVISLQDTKRGVEISLKDVILFDPGNADLKASSFKTLDVLVGLSKTVTNPISIEGHTDNVPIKNSKYQSNWELSSARAVSVLHFFESKSIAKERLQFVGYGEYQPLFPNDTKEHKQANRRVNIVILRKG, encoded by the coding sequence ATGAGCAAACGGCGTAATCGATTCGAAGAGGAACATGAAGAGCATATTGACGAGTCTTGGTTAATTCCTTATGCAGATATCCTAACACTATTACTAGCTTTATTTATCGTTTTATTTGCATCTAGTACAGTAGATAAAGCAAAATACGAATCCCTTATGGAAGCATTCAAATCTGAATTAACCGGTACAAAAATTGAAAGCAAAGATTCTGGTTTGTCCGTTAAGCCTTCTGATAAGGAAATTAATGAACAAAAAGAAAAAGAGCAGCCTGCAACGGCTCCTGAAGAAGCACCTGATCAAAGTCAGGAAGAAATAGAGCTTAACCAGCTTAAGGAACAATTAACAAAATACATTAATGATAACCATTTGGAAGCAGTAATTTCTCTTCAAGATACAAAACGCGGAGTAGAAATCTCGTTAAAAGATGTTATTCTTTTTGACCCTGGAAATGCAGATTTAAAAGCTAGTTCATTTAAGACACTTGATGTATTAGTCGGATTATCCAAAACTGTAACTAATCCGATCAGTATTGAAGGACATACAGATAATGTACCGATAAAAAATTCGAAGTACCAGTCTAACTGGGAGCTTTCCTCTGCCCGGGCTGTCAGCGTTCTTCATTTTTTTGAATCAAAAAGCATTGCTAAAGAACGCTTGCAATTCGTTGGATACGGTGAGTACCAGCCACTCTTTCCCAACGATACGAAAGAACACAAACAGGCAAATCGCCGCGTCAATATTGTGATCTTGCGCAAAGGGTAA
- a CDS encoding GNAT family N-acetyltransferase, which yields MNLQIKKLTDCTINEMITAWNKGFEGYFVQLEMTPEMFFNRLVNEGLSLPHSIVAFDDEAPVAIVLNGFRVIDGKKTAWNGGTGIATEYRGKGVSTLLMEEILKIYAEEGCEVATLEAIKENERAIRLYTRFGYEVTDSLVYLTGTLEGKNNSHVQSQFIRPEQLPTYSFYKQNVPWQCEWQSVKAGEAQIYFDDNHNPVGYSLFKRVWNQERQLEKVFLFQVEFLGEVTDARLQAVFSAITEQQTHPISFMTVNASQSNPVIQYLLEQGFKTTTEQVQMVKNL from the coding sequence ATGAACTTACAAATTAAGAAATTAACAGATTGTACCATAAATGAGATGATTACCGCCTGGAATAAAGGCTTTGAAGGCTATTTTGTTCAACTGGAAATGACTCCTGAGATGTTCTTCAATCGTCTGGTCAATGAAGGACTTTCGTTACCACACTCCATCGTTGCCTTTGATGACGAGGCACCCGTGGCCATTGTCTTAAATGGATTTAGGGTAATCGATGGGAAAAAGACTGCCTGGAATGGCGGTACCGGTATCGCTACGGAATACCGGGGCAAAGGGGTTTCTACTTTACTCATGGAAGAGATTCTAAAAATCTATGCGGAAGAGGGCTGTGAAGTAGCAACCCTTGAAGCGATTAAAGAGAACGAGAGAGCAATCCGTTTGTATACGAGATTCGGCTATGAAGTTACCGATTCGCTTGTCTATTTAACTGGTACTCTCGAAGGGAAAAATAACTCTCACGTACAATCCCAGTTTATCCGTCCTGAGCAGCTACCAACTTATTCTTTTTATAAACAAAATGTTCCATGGCAGTGCGAGTGGCAGAGTGTAAAGGCTGGTGAAGCACAAATCTATTTTGACGATAACCATAATCCGGTAGGCTATTCACTTTTTAAAAGAGTGTGGAACCAAGAAAGGCAACTCGAGAAGGTATTTTTATTTCAAGTGGAATTTCTGGGAGAGGTAACGGATGCGAGATTACAAGCAGTTTTCTCAGCTATAACCGAACAACAAACCCATCCAATCAGTTTTATGACCGTCAATGCTTCCCAATCAAATCCAGTCATCCAATACTTGTTGGAGCAGGGGTTTAAGACAACGACGGAGCAGGTTCAGATGGTGAAAAACTTATAA
- a CDS encoding acyl-CoA dehydrogenase family protein has translation MDFSFSEEQEMLRKTVRQFVDKEIMPYIREWDENQHFESGILKRLADLGLMGVCIPEQYGGSGMDYNALAIVCEELERGDTAFRTAVSVHTGLNSMTLLQWGNEQQKQKYLTPQAKGYKVGAFGLTEPNAGSDVAAMQTTATKQGDYYILNGSKTWISLCDVADYFLVFAYTDKNKKHHGISAFIVEREWEGFSSKAIKGKLGIRAGNTGELFFDNVKIPKENLVGEEGEGFKIAMSALDNGRFTVAAGACGTIMASLEASLKYCHERSTFGKEIGRHQLVQQMIAKMEAGLQQSRLLVFRAGWLKNQGKRNTRETSLAKWQACDYAYEAANDAVQIHGAYGFSNEYPVERYLRNAKAPVIYEGTREIHTVMQAEYVLGYREDKPLSKTLPAWPFQEVEEVVK, from the coding sequence ATGGATTTTTCTTTTTCAGAGGAGCAAGAAATGTTAAGAAAGACCGTTCGCCAGTTTGTGGACAAGGAGATCATGCCGTATATTCGCGAATGGGATGAAAACCAGCATTTTGAATCGGGTATTTTAAAACGGTTGGCAGACTTGGGGTTAATGGGAGTCTGTATCCCTGAGCAATACGGTGGTAGCGGAATGGACTACAACGCTTTGGCGATTGTCTGCGAGGAGCTCGAACGCGGGGATACAGCTTTCCGTACAGCCGTATCAGTCCATACCGGCCTAAACAGCATGACACTCCTTCAATGGGGCAATGAACAGCAAAAGCAAAAATATCTCACCCCACAAGCAAAGGGCTATAAAGTTGGTGCCTTCGGTCTAACGGAACCGAATGCTGGGTCAGATGTGGCTGCGATGCAGACAACCGCCACCAAACAAGGTGATTATTACATATTAAACGGATCAAAAACTTGGATTTCTTTATGTGATGTCGCGGATTACTTTTTAGTGTTTGCCTACACCGATAAAAACAAAAAGCACCACGGCATTTCTGCCTTTATCGTAGAACGCGAGTGGGAAGGGTTTTCCTCAAAGGCCATCAAAGGAAAGCTCGGCATCCGTGCTGGTAATACTGGTGAGCTCTTTTTCGATAACGTCAAGATTCCAAAAGAAAACTTGGTTGGGGAAGAAGGAGAAGGATTCAAAATTGCCATGTCAGCCCTTGATAATGGCCGTTTCACAGTTGCTGCCGGTGCCTGTGGAACAATCATGGCTAGCCTTGAGGCGAGTCTGAAATATTGCCATGAACGAAGCACTTTTGGTAAAGAAATCGGCAGACACCAGCTTGTACAGCAAATGATTGCAAAAATGGAAGCAGGACTGCAGCAGTCACGATTATTAGTTTTTAGAGCTGGATGGCTGAAAAATCAAGGGAAACGCAACACACGTGAAACATCTCTAGCTAAATGGCAGGCCTGTGATTATGCCTATGAAGCAGCCAATGATGCTGTTCAAATCCACGGAGCATACGGTTTTTCCAATGAGTATCCGGTCGAACGATACCTCAGAAATGCCAAAGCCCCAGTAATTTATGAAGGAACACGCGAAATCCATACCGTTATGCAGGCAGAATATGTGCTTGGTTATCGTGAGGATAAACCACTATCCAAGACTTTGCCGGCATGGCCGTTCCAAGAAGTAGAAGAAGTGGTCAAATAA
- a CDS encoding iron-containing alcohol dehydrogenase — MRDAIGTEFYLAKTNEEVKKTMKTTLSQFMLRTGIYSGSNSRAMVPSLFAGLGAKRVLLLSDRGLEQAGVVEKVASIFDLTGHGSGPQLVGMYLDIKQDAESRCINDAVRYAREIGADSLLAVGGGSVLDTVKGVKYALHKGLADIKEAIPGGLLYESFPKANYIPIPHIAIPTTAGTGSEVSPIAVIFNEDIQMKTNIINPFISADMAILDPDLTVGLPPLITAFTGFDALTHAIEALASPTATGLTDAYALHAIRLIEKNLPVAVADGGNLDARMDLLQASLMGITAFSFALNAIPVHNMAHAYGALFRIPHGLANAVFLPVVMEMVPDLYLPKVAELAQALNVDVEGDDTPQEALTKVVEKIRLLQHKVGLPADFKQYNITEEALQTAIPAVMKDPAALSFPMPAELIAAIGQKVCPVGVK, encoded by the coding sequence TTGAGAGACGCAATTGGTACGGAATTCTATTTGGCCAAAACTAATGAAGAGGTGAAGAAAACCATGAAAACAACCTTATCACAGTTCATGTTACGTACAGGAATCTACAGCGGCTCGAATTCCCGGGCGATGGTTCCTAGTTTGTTTGCCGGCCTTGGTGCCAAACGAGTGCTGCTTTTAAGTGACAGAGGATTAGAACAAGCAGGAGTCGTGGAAAAAGTGGCATCCATTTTTGATTTAACAGGTCATGGCAGCGGCCCACAATTGGTGGGAATGTATTTGGATATCAAACAGGATGCCGAAAGCCGATGCATTAATGATGCCGTTCGCTATGCACGAGAAATTGGCGCTGATTCCCTTCTAGCAGTGGGCGGCGGCAGTGTGCTTGATACGGTAAAAGGGGTGAAGTATGCGCTTCACAAAGGGCTGGCTGATATTAAGGAAGCGATTCCTGGTGGCTTGTTGTACGAATCGTTTCCAAAGGCAAATTATATCCCGATTCCGCACATCGCGATTCCAACGACAGCGGGTACGGGTTCAGAGGTTTCTCCAATTGCCGTTATTTTTAATGAAGATATTCAAATGAAAACCAATATTATCAATCCATTTATTAGTGCGGATATGGCGATTTTAGATCCTGATTTAACGGTCGGCCTTCCGCCGCTGATTACGGCCTTTACGGGGTTTGACGCCTTAACCCATGCGATTGAAGCGTTGGCCTCACCTACTGCTACTGGCTTAACGGATGCGTATGCCCTGCATGCCATTCGGTTAATTGAAAAAAATCTACCTGTTGCGGTGGCAGACGGGGGGAATCTAGATGCACGCATGGATTTATTGCAGGCGAGCTTAATGGGAATTACTGCGTTCAGCTTTGCTTTGAATGCGATTCCAGTTCACAACATGGCTCACGCGTATGGTGCATTGTTCCGTATTCCACATGGCCTGGCAAATGCTGTCTTTTTACCGGTAGTAATGGAAATGGTACCAGATTTATATTTGCCGAAGGTGGCTGAGCTGGCTCAGGCATTAAATGTGGATGTGGAGGGTGATGATACGCCACAAGAGGCATTGACGAAGGTTGTGGAAAAAATTAGACTACTTCAGCATAAGGTGGGTCTGCCTGCTGATTTCAAGCAGTACAATATCACTGAAGAGGCGCTTCAAACGGCGATCCCTGCTGTTATGAAGGACCCAGCTGCATTGAGTTTCCCAATGCCAGCTGAGTTGATTGCGGCGATTGGGCAGAAAGTTTGTCCAGTTGGGGTGAAGTAA
- a CDS encoding aldehyde dehydrogenase family protein — protein sequence MTVKVEVQTFPHFINGKWEPASSQETFDVYNPANGELVAKVAKGTKEDVDRAVMAAREAFDQGDWKNMKPKDRANVLYAISYQIVEHAQELAYLEAISSGGTVRRIGNSDILQMVDLFQTLAKFTLEYPFSETLPVPPFPGPAHNFIWREPIGVCAAITPWNLPMVIATWKIAPALAMGNTIVIKPASYTPLSTLKLAEIISKVVPPGVINVVAGPGAEVGEALVSHPKVDKVAFTGSTEVGRNIMALAAGTIKNTTLELGGKSPNIILEDADLNIALPGSLFGVFLHSGQLCESGTRLFVPDKLYDQVVEGLVALASKLKLGNPLDPTTDVGPVISKKQKESILSYIESGKQEGATLVCGGKEVKVAGLEEGHFIEPTIFTNVTNDMKIAQEEIFGPVLCVIRYSDLDDAIKMANDTIYGLAAGVWTRDVNKAYEVARKLQAGVVWINDWHMLRSDAPFGGYKQSGIGREMGQHSLDAYTQVKHVHTSMSPELERRNWYGILFGQN from the coding sequence ATGACAGTTAAAGTTGAGGTGCAAACATTTCCCCATTTTATCAATGGGAAATGGGAGCCAGCCAGTAGCCAGGAAACCTTTGATGTGTATAACCCTGCCAACGGAGAGTTGGTCGCAAAGGTAGCAAAAGGAACGAAGGAGGACGTCGATCGTGCGGTCATGGCTGCACGTGAAGCCTTTGACCAGGGTGACTGGAAAAACATGAAACCAAAGGACCGTGCCAATGTTTTATATGCCATTTCCTATCAAATTGTCGAGCATGCACAAGAGCTAGCCTACCTAGAAGCAATTAGCTCCGGTGGAACGGTACGCCGAATCGGCAACAGTGACATTTTACAAATGGTCGACTTGTTCCAAACATTAGCGAAATTTACTTTAGAGTATCCATTTTCGGAAACGCTTCCAGTTCCACCGTTTCCAGGACCGGCACACAATTTTATCTGGCGTGAACCAATCGGCGTCTGTGCTGCCATTACGCCATGGAATCTCCCAATGGTCATTGCCACCTGGAAGATTGCTCCGGCACTTGCCATGGGGAACACCATCGTCATTAAGCCGGCAAGCTACACACCTTTATCAACTTTGAAATTAGCAGAAATCATCTCCAAGGTCGTGCCTCCAGGTGTTATCAATGTGGTCGCAGGCCCAGGTGCTGAGGTGGGCGAAGCATTAGTCAGCCATCCAAAGGTCGATAAAGTGGCCTTCACCGGTTCAACAGAAGTAGGGAGAAACATTATGGCACTTGCAGCAGGTACGATTAAAAATACCACCCTCGAGCTCGGCGGAAAGTCGCCAAATATTATTTTAGAGGATGCGGACCTAAATATCGCTCTTCCTGGAAGCCTGTTCGGAGTGTTTTTACACTCGGGTCAGCTTTGTGAATCTGGCACACGTTTATTTGTCCCAGATAAGCTCTATGACCAAGTAGTCGAAGGACTAGTGGCTCTCGCCAGCAAATTAAAGCTCGGCAATCCATTGGATCCGACTACTGATGTGGGTCCGGTTATTTCGAAAAAGCAGAAGGAATCCATTCTTTCCTATATTGAGTCAGGTAAACAAGAAGGTGCTACGCTTGTTTGTGGCGGGAAAGAAGTGAAGGTGGCTGGCCTTGAAGAAGGTCATTTCATTGAGCCAACCATTTTCACGAATGTAACCAATGATATGAAAATTGCTCAAGAGGAGATTTTTGGCCCTGTTTTATGTGTCATCCGTTATTCGGACTTAGACGACGCAATTAAAATGGCGAACGATACCATTTATGGGTTAGCAGCGGGTGTGTGGACACGCGATGTTAATAAGGCCTACGAGGTGGCAAGAAAACTTCAGGCTGGAGTGGTTTGGATCAATGACTGGCATATGCTTCGCAGTGACGCTCCGTTCGGTGGCTACAAGCAAAGTGGAATCGGCCGCGAAATGGGTCAGCATTCCCTTGATGCCTATACACAGGTAAAACATGTTCATACATCGATGAGTCCTGAGCTTGAGAGACGCAATTGGTACGGAATTCTATTTGGCCAAAACTAA
- a CDS encoding R2-like ligand-binding oxidase, whose protein sequence is MEKRTILTTSSRGLLEDSFPYRLYQKAKRLGTWNPADIDFSQDQRDWRAMNEEQQQDILRLISQFQAGEEAVTLDLLPLIMAIAKEGRLEEEMFLTTFLYEEAKHTEFFRLVLNAIGEKGDLSNFHTETYQKIFYEILPTAMERLVTDQSPEAIAEASVVYNMFVEGVLAETGYYSFYAALETAGIMPGLLEGIGNLKKDESRHIGYGTFLLQRLICEHPHLFDFVAAKMGELTPLAIRLNQEGIAGREVSSFGGNPDDIMNFTLKQLSVRMEILARARGKKIEEIYRYSDSELGVL, encoded by the coding sequence ATGGAAAAAAGAACCATTTTAACAACAAGCTCAAGGGGGCTGCTGGAGGATTCCTTTCCGTATCGACTCTATCAAAAAGCGAAACGGTTAGGCACCTGGAATCCTGCTGATATTGATTTTAGTCAGGACCAACGCGACTGGAGAGCGATGAATGAAGAGCAGCAACAGGATATTTTACGCCTGATTTCTCAGTTTCAAGCGGGTGAGGAAGCAGTTACTCTTGATTTGCTGCCGTTGATTATGGCTATTGCTAAAGAAGGCAGACTGGAAGAAGAAATGTTTTTAACGACCTTCTTATATGAGGAAGCGAAGCACACGGAGTTTTTCCGATTGGTATTGAATGCAATTGGGGAGAAGGGGGATCTCTCCAATTTCCATACGGAGACTTATCAGAAGATTTTTTATGAAATTCTACCGACGGCGATGGAGCGTCTGGTTACCGACCAGTCTCCTGAAGCGATTGCTGAAGCATCTGTCGTGTATAACATGTTTGTTGAGGGGGTATTAGCTGAAACCGGCTATTATTCGTTCTATGCTGCCTTGGAAACAGCCGGAATTATGCCTGGATTGCTTGAAGGAATTGGGAACTTGAAGAAGGATGAGTCGAGACATATCGGGTACGGCACGTTCCTTCTGCAACGATTGATTTGTGAGCACCCACATCTTTTTGATTTTGTTGCGGCTAAAATGGGCGAGTTGACGCCACTAGCGATTCGCCTAAACCAGGAAGGCATCGCAGGAAGGGAGGTTAGTTCATTCGGAGGAAATCCTGATGACATCATGAACTTTACCCTCAAACAGCTATCTGTCCGAATGGAAATTTTAGCGAGAGCCAGAGGCAAAAAAATCGAAGAGATTTATAGATATTCAGATAGTGAGTTAGGAGTTTTGTAG
- a CDS encoding long-chain fatty acid--CoA ligase: MKLKELLETNISNFGEYPFLFFKEKSYTNVETKQFADQFAHGLRKLGINKGDRVMICMPNCPEVLFSYQAITRAGAIIVPVMFTLHPKELHYIAEKSGAKAVITSSYVLANVEKSLEGLVSKPELIVVDQPSSSQVKNFYEVMVQDNGSLDEGVTEEDTAVILYTSGTTGNPKGVLLTHKNLFSNAENSAKHNETERGTTLGVLPLAHVYGLTVSNVCYLTGSSIVVFSSFDIKEVFKAIETYKVRTFSAVPAMIHAMLSFPGADQYDTSSLESVGSGSAPLPVALLHAFEQRFGAKVYEGYGLSEAAPVVTAHRKGIEIKPGSVGIPIPGVEVMVVNEEGEELPTGEVGELIVRGDNVTPGYYQNLEESSRVLRSGWLFTGDMARIDDEGYVYIVDRKKDLIIRGGFNVYPRDIEEILNGHEQVFEAAVVGVPDERMGEEMVACVVKKPGSEVTEEELIRYCQDHLAKNKTPRRIVFLEALPRNGVGKILKTHLRQTASEIVIKP; this comes from the coding sequence ATGAAGCTTAAGGAGCTGCTTGAAACAAATATTTCAAATTTTGGAGAGTACCCTTTTTTATTTTTCAAAGAAAAGTCCTACACAAATGTGGAAACGAAACAATTTGCAGACCAATTTGCTCACGGCCTACGGAAACTCGGGATAAATAAGGGTGACCGTGTCATGATTTGCATGCCCAATTGTCCGGAAGTCCTCTTTTCCTATCAAGCGATTACAAGAGCGGGTGCCATCATTGTACCAGTCATGTTTACGCTTCACCCGAAAGAGCTTCACTATATCGCGGAAAAATCTGGTGCCAAAGCAGTGATTACCTCCTCATATGTGTTAGCTAATGTGGAAAAATCGCTGGAAGGTTTAGTATCCAAACCAGAGTTAATTGTGGTCGACCAGCCTTCGTCGAGTCAGGTGAAAAACTTTTACGAGGTGATGGTTCAGGACAATGGTTCTCTCGATGAAGGGGTGACAGAAGAAGATACCGCGGTCATCTTATACACCTCAGGAACAACAGGAAATCCAAAAGGAGTTCTCTTGACCCATAAAAACTTATTTTCCAATGCTGAAAATTCGGCGAAACATAACGAAACGGAACGTGGAACAACACTAGGTGTCCTGCCGCTTGCTCATGTTTATGGACTGACGGTGTCCAATGTATGTTATTTAACAGGCAGTTCAATCGTTGTTTTTTCGAGCTTTGATATAAAAGAAGTGTTTAAAGCCATTGAAACCTATAAGGTTCGGACGTTTTCCGCGGTACCGGCGATGATTCATGCGATGTTATCCTTTCCTGGGGCGGACCAATATGATACCTCCAGCCTAGAATCGGTCGGATCAGGTTCAGCGCCTCTGCCGGTAGCGTTACTCCATGCGTTTGAACAAAGGTTTGGAGCGAAGGTGTACGAAGGCTATGGGTTATCTGAAGCCGCACCAGTCGTCACGGCCCATCGGAAAGGAATTGAAATCAAACCAGGTTCTGTTGGGATTCCGATTCCAGGGGTAGAAGTGATGGTGGTTAATGAGGAGGGCGAGGAGCTTCCTACCGGTGAAGTAGGGGAGTTGATTGTCCGTGGTGACAATGTCACGCCAGGTTACTATCAAAATCTGGAGGAATCGAGCCGTGTATTAAGGAGTGGGTGGTTATTCACTGGAGATATGGCGCGAATCGATGATGAGGGCTATGTCTATATTGTTGACCGCAAAAAGGACCTAATTATTCGCGGCGGCTTTAACGTCTATCCACGTGATATAGAGGAGATTCTTAACGGTCATGAACAGGTGTTTGAAGCTGCTGTTGTTGGCGTTCCTGATGAGCGAATGGGTGAAGAGATGGTGGCTTGTGTCGTGAAGAAGCCAGGGTCTGAGGTAACTGAAGAGGAACTGATTCGTTACTGTCAGGATCATTTAGCAAAAAATAAAACCCCGAGAAGAATTGTTTTTCTAGAAGCGTTGCCTAGAAATGGCGTGGGAAAAATTTTAAAAACACATTTACGCCAAACTGCGTCTGAAATTGTAATCAAACCGTAA